In Candidatus Woesearchaeota archaeon, a single genomic region encodes these proteins:
- a CDS encoding ferritin-like domain-containing protein: DFFSGSPSVKVDKILTATKNEKMLQQDLMGEEDAIRRYKERIVQAEALQEFALATQLRNILAIEQEHAMDLKQALGK; encoded by the coding sequence TGATTTTTTTAGTGGCAGTCCTTCAGTTAAAGTTGATAAAATTTTGACAGCTACAAAAAATGAAAAAATGCTTCAACAAGATTTAATGGGAGAAGAAGATGCAATTCGTAGGTATAAAGAAAGAATTGTTCAGGCGGAAGCGTTGCAAGAATTTGCACTTGCAACTCAGTTACGGAACATTCTTGCAATAGAACAAGAACACGCTATGGATCTTAAACAAGCTCTAGGTAAATAG